GTGCGAAGATGATTGATGCAGGTTTTGATATCGTATCCGGCAATACAGCCATAGTTCCGGTTATGCTTTACGATGCGCCTTTGGCAATAAAGATGGCAGATATGCTGCTTAAAGAAGGTGTGTACGTAATAGGATTTGTATATCCTGTGGTTCCAAAAGGCAAAGCTCGCATAAGAGTGCAGCTTTCTGCCGCTCACAGCCGCGCAGATCTAGATAGAACCGTTGCTGCTTTTATTAAAGTAGGCAAAGAACTCGGACTCATAAAATAGCTTTTAGATTACGATGCGCAAAGGGGTGATATTTTTAGTGCCGGTTCCTATTGGGAATCTAAAAGATATCACCCTCAGAGCGCTGGAGCTACTTGCCCAAGTTCGCCTGATTGCTTGTGAAGATACTCGCAAGACGGCTTTTCTGCTTAATCATTTTGAAATTGAGCCGCCCAAACTGCTCAGTTTTCATAAATTCAACGAACGTAGCAGAGAGAAAAGTATCTTTGCGTACTTGGAAAAGGGAGAGGATCTTGCCATTGTATCAGATGCGGGATCTCCTGCTATATCCGATCCTGCGCAGGCTTTGGTTGCTGAAGCCATTAACCGAGATTACACTGTACAGGCGCTACCAGGCGCTACGGCGCTTATTCCCGCTCTGTGCGTTTCCGGCTTCAATACTCAAGCTTTCCAGTTTTTAGGCTTTCTGCCTCCCAAAAGAAAAGAGCGGGACTTTGTGCTAAGGCAAGTTGCCCAATACCCTCATCCCAGCATTATATATGAGAGCGTACATCATTTAAAGACGACTTTGGCCGAAATGCTGTGCTACTTTCCAGAACGGAAAATAGCCATTGCCCGCGAAATTTCAAAACTACACGAAGAGTGTGTTAGAGGCAAATTGCAGGAGATAGTAGAGGAATACAAGATCACCGAAAAGGGTGAATTTGTAATAGTAGTGGATGCTGCGCCGGCTCTTGAGATAAAGTTTCCCAATGCAGAAGCAGAAAAAATGCTTCAAACTGGGGCTGGCAAGAAGAGTAAGGACTTAGCTGCAGAGCTTTCGGATCGCTTTGGCATTAGTAAAAATACGGCCTACAAATACGTTCTAGAGCACCGCAAATGAGCTTGCCTTTTTTACTGTTTGATTTTGATGGAACTATAGCGGATTCCATCCATTTGGGGTTGAAGATTGCCAACCATCTGGCACCCAGATTTGGTTTGGATACCCTTAGTGAGGAAGATTTTGCCAAAGTGCGTAGCATGAGCATTCCCAAGGCTCTTAAATACCTAAAGATTCCCTTTTATAAATTGCCCAAGTTGATTCCTACGGCACTGATAGAATATCGCCATCTCATTCACGAACTGGAACCGTTTGTAGGTATTCGGGAAATGCTGCAAGAGCTTAATTCAATGCAATGTCCCATGGCACTGTTAAGCTCGAATAGCAACGAAAACGTCTGGTATTTTTTGCAACATCACCATTTAAACCATTTCAACTGGGTAGAAGGTACTTCCGGCATCTTAAAGAAACACAATAGCATCAGGAAACAACTAAAAAAACACAAGCTAAAAAGCGATAACGTAATCTATGTAGGCGATGAGATTAGAGATATTATCGCTGCTCATAAATGTGGTTTGCGCATTATATCGGTAAGTTGGGGGTTTCACACTACAGACTTGTTGGTGCAAAAGGATCCCGATTATCTGGTGGATAAGCCTTACCAAATTGTAGAAGTAGTAAAAAAGCTTATTCATACTGATTTATCATGACTTTCTTATCCAGCTTGCCACTTGAGTGATTTAAGGGAGGTTAGCAATGTGCGGAATTGCCGGAATCGTAAGCGTTAGCAATCAACAGAAGATAGATTACAATATCCTTAAGCAGATGACTAAGCAGATTGTTCATCGCGGACCTCATGATGAAGGTTATATGCTTTTCGATATTGCCGGGAAGCGCGCCATGCCTTTCTGTGGTAAAGATAGCAGCCTGGAAGTAAAAGGACATATGACTGAATGTGCTGGAGATCCAACGGCAGGGCTGGGGTTCGGTTTTCGCCGTCTGCCTACCGTTGAACTCCAGGAAAGTGGTCATCAACCTATGTACGATGAGGAACTGGGACTTAGCATAATTTTTAACGGTGAAATCTACAATCACATTCAACTTAGAGCAGAACTACAAGCTAAAGGCTACCAATTCTTCAGCCATAGCGATACAGAAGTAATCATTAAGGCATTTCATGCTTGGGGCGATGAATGTGTTTACCGATTAAACGGCATGTGGGCGTTCAGTATATGGGATTTGAAAAGCAAGAGACTTTTCATGAGTCGAGACCGTTTTGGCATCAAACCATTTTATTTTTGCCGCGTAGGAGATATGCTGTATTGGGGCTCGGAAATTAAGCAATTGCTAGAAGCTCCGCTCAAGCGAGAGTTAAACCACGCCATGATTTGGCGCAGCATGAAGATTAATTCTCTTATGGCTTACGACGATGAAACTTACTGGCAGGAAGTTCAGGTGCTTAAACCCGGGCACAATATGATTGTTCATGAGGGTAGTGTTCGCTTAGAGGAATACTACCATCTGGATATTGAGAATTTTGAGCGAAATGACATGGGTTTTGAAGAGGCAAAAGCAAAGTATCGCGAGTTATTCTTAGACAGCCTTAAACTGCAACTGCGTAGCGACGTTCCGGTAGCAGCGGCACTTTCGGGGGGTATGGATTCTGGTGCTATTGTCTGTTCTGCAGCACACATGCTACCCTATCGCTTGCGTACTTTTTCGGTTTTTTACGACGATGATCCTCTCTTTGACGAACGCCCCTACATAGAGATAATTGCTGCCCATACCGGAGTGCAAACCAACTATATATCTCCCCATTCCGACGATGCTATCGCCTGGTGGAAGCACTCAGTTTGGTTAAATGATCTTCCGGTGGCTTCAGGCTTTGTAAGTCAGTATGCTTTAATGCAGAAAACCCATCAAGAAGGCATTAGAGTACTGCTCTCCGGGCAAGGCTCAGATGAGATCTCCGGCGGATACCGTCATGCTACTTATCGTTATTTCGCCGATCTGTTACGAAGTTTTAAATGGCATGGGTTTGGTAGAGAAATCGTTCATTTCGTGAATAAGCATCCTCTAAAAGCTTTAGCAG
The genomic region above belongs to Candidatus Cloacimonadota bacterium and contains:
- the asnB gene encoding asparagine synthase (glutamine-hydrolyzing) produces the protein MCGIAGIVSVSNQQKIDYNILKQMTKQIVHRGPHDEGYMLFDIAGKRAMPFCGKDSSLEVKGHMTECAGDPTAGLGFGFRRLPTVELQESGHQPMYDEELGLSIIFNGEIYNHIQLRAELQAKGYQFFSHSDTEVIIKAFHAWGDECVYRLNGMWAFSIWDLKSKRLFMSRDRFGIKPFYFCRVGDMLYWGSEIKQLLEAPLKRELNHAMIWRSMKINSLMAYDDETYWQEVQVLKPGHNMIVHEGSVRLEEYYHLDIENFERNDMGFEEAKAKYRELFLDSLKLQLRSDVPVAAALSGGMDSGAIVCSAAHMLPYRLRTFSVFYDDDPLFDERPYIEIIAAHTGVQTNYISPHSDDAIAWWKHSVWLNDLPVASGFVSQYALMQKTHQEGIRVLLSGQGSDEISGGYRHATYRYFADLLRSFKWHGFGREIVHFVNKHPLKALADLGKIAMSTALPESALYDLESRYYRFEPFHRDFVKSAQDEAGGKLLRSIGNIEGSRLANFLYNMMHSTSLQTLLHFEDRMSMGHSVESRVPFLDHRLVEFVFSLPAHYKIQPPYQKVLHRKALQDCVPSEIFSRKTKGIFGSPFYSNWMRGPLRGYIEDILYSSQFRNRSIWNLPQIHQRWQKYLAGNSSDAEMLFNIISLELWFRVFTEEK
- the rsmI gene encoding 16S rRNA (cytidine(1402)-2'-O)-methyltransferase produces the protein MRKGVIFLVPVPIGNLKDITLRALELLAQVRLIACEDTRKTAFLLNHFEIEPPKLLSFHKFNERSREKSIFAYLEKGEDLAIVSDAGSPAISDPAQALVAEAINRDYTVQALPGATALIPALCVSGFNTQAFQFLGFLPPKRKERDFVLRQVAQYPHPSIIYESVHHLKTTLAEMLCYFPERKIAIAREISKLHEECVRGKLQEIVEEYKITEKGEFVIVVDAAPALEIKFPNAEAEKMLQTGAGKKSKDLAAELSDRFGISKNTAYKYVLEHRK
- a CDS encoding HAD-IA family hydrolase, yielding MSLPFLLFDFDGTIADSIHLGLKIANHLAPRFGLDTLSEEDFAKVRSMSIPKALKYLKIPFYKLPKLIPTALIEYRHLIHELEPFVGIREMLQELNSMQCPMALLSSNSNENVWYFLQHHHLNHFNWVEGTSGILKKHNSIRKQLKKHKLKSDNVIYVGDEIRDIIAAHKCGLRIISVSWGFHTTDLLVQKDPDYLVDKPYQIVEVVKKLIHTDLS